A genomic window from Hyla sarda isolate aHylSar1 chromosome 10, aHylSar1.hap1, whole genome shotgun sequence includes:
- the HES3 gene encoding transcription factor HES-3 isoform X2, with the protein MLEANKVRKRKLEKADILELTVKHIENLLSMRPEGMAPVDQEGISEYTEGFHGCLTKLGSYMLRTKTSQEKLKLVDHLNGLQPHDGHIHNGHVPQSQMSSQKINQPSYQSIEEKRRNPENGNSQRKPSAGNTTFSTTFSEARRGQQVSTQHIDVTPPSPSSCPHNLHPPNPPNTCWRPW; encoded by the exons GTGAGGAAGAGGAAGTTGGAGAAGGCGGATATCCTGGAGCTGACTGTGAAACACATTGAGAACCTGCTCAGTATGAGACCAGAAG GAATGGCTCCAGTGGATCAGGAAGGGATCAGCGAGTATACGGAAGGATTCCACGGCTGCCTGACCAAACTGGGCTCCTATATGCTGAGGACCAAGACGTCACAGGAGAAGCTGAAGCTTGTAGATCACCTCAATGGCCTCCAGCCTCATGACGGTCACATTCACAACGGCCACGTCCCACAAAGTCAAATGTCTTCTCAAAAGATAAATCAGCCAAGTTATCAATCGATAGAAGAGAAAAGAAGGAACCCGGAAAATGGAAACAGTCAAAGGAAACCATCAGCAGGAAACACGACCTTCAGCACGACCTTCAGTGAAGCCAGGAGAGGTCAACAGGTCTCCACCCAGCATATAGACGTAACACCGCCATCTCCTTCTTCATGTCCGCACAACCTCCACCCACCAAACCCACCCAATACCTGCTGGAGACCCTGGTGA